The Euphorbia lathyris chromosome 3, ddEupLath1.1, whole genome shotgun sequence genome contains a region encoding:
- the LOC136221814 gene encoding uncharacterized protein — protein sequence MMSRPMLLVFLLLVLIITSQFEWRQQLVNDIDTAPAVSQKQQQISKREEMVKEKIILSQEKNIYRLNELIRSLQQQLLQCRCNETSNGATIPFSEHVIELEREQILED from the exons ATGATGTCTAGACCTATGCTGCTCGTCTTTCTATTACTCGTACTCATTATCACGTCTCAGTTTGAGTGGAGGCAACAACTTGTAAATGACATTGATACGGCTCCTGCTGTAAGCCAGAAGCAGCAACAAATATCGAAGAGGGAAGAAATGGTAAAGGAGAAG ATTATATTATCGCAAGAGAAGAACATTTACAGACTTAATGAGCTAATCCGGAGCCTTCAGCAGCAACTGTTGCAGTGCAGGTGCAATGAGACGAGCAATGGTGCTACTATTCCTTTTAGTGAACATGTTATTGAGCTTGAAAGAGAGCAGATCCTGGAGGACTAG